One part of the Populus alba chromosome 18, ASM523922v2, whole genome shotgun sequence genome encodes these proteins:
- the LOC118051658 gene encoding protein CONTINUOUS VASCULAR RING 1, translating into MMGDEKSAIVMASRDRDRELLIPVADSPDLEIASKPSSSSSSSSSHHSGRETFCKFVRSWASKKFMTGCVILFPIAITFYITWWFIHFVDGFFSPIYAQLGIDIFGLGFITSLTFIFIVGVFMSSWLGASVLSLGEWFIKRMPFVRHIYNASKQISAAISPDQNTQAFKEVAIIRHPRIGEYAFGFITSTVTLQNYSGEEELCCVYVPTNHLYIGDIFLVTTKDVIRPNLSVREGIEIVVSGGMSMPQVLSTLDSSISVDRSRSERS; encoded by the exons atgATGGGGGATGAGAAATCGGCGATCGTCATGGCCAGTAGAGACAGAGATCGAGAGCTTCTAATACCAGTCGCTGACTCTCCCGACCTTGAGATCGCTTCTAAACCTtcgtcttcctcctcctcctcctcgtcgCACCACTCAGGACGCGAG ACGTTTTGCAAGTTCGTTAGGAGCTGGGcttcaaaaaaattcatgacAGGATG TGTCATCCTGTTTCCCATTGCAATCACCTTCTACATAACATGGTGGTTTATTCACTTTGTGGATGGATTCTTCTCTCCCATTTATGCCCAACTTGGAATTGATATCTTTG GTCTTGGATTTATAACCTCCCTAacattcatttttattgttgGGGTATTCATGTCATCTTGGTTGGGAGCATCCGTACTGAGCCTTGGAGAGTGGTTTATCAAAAGGATGCCATTTGTTCGCCATATTTATAATGCTTCCAAGCAGATTAGTGCTGCCATATCCCCAG ACCAAAACACTCAGGCTTTCAAGGAAGTGGCCATCATAAGACATCCACGTATTGGCGAGTATGCTTTTGGGTTCATTACTTCAACTGTGACGCTCCAG AACTACTCTGGAGAAGAAGAGCTATGCTGTGTCTATGTTCCCACAAATCATCTGTACATTGGTGATATATTCCTGGTTACTACCAAAGATGTTATCAGACCCAATCTCTCAGTCCGAGAAGGAATCG AAATCGTTGTCTCTGGGGGGATGTCGATGCCCCAGGTCCTTTCAACACTCGATTCAAGCATTTCAGTGGATAGAAGTAGATCTGAAAGAAGCTGA